In Chryseobacterium shigense, the following proteins share a genomic window:
- a CDS encoding T9SS type A sorting domain-containing protein → MLLEDRNRVQDYELYDMSGKMLGKEKNTLTIDTSKLATGVYLIKTSEGYMKRVIVK, encoded by the coding sequence ATGTTATTAGAAGATCGGAACAGGGTGCAGGATTATGAACTTTATGATATGTCCGGAAAAATGCTTGGAAAAGAGAAAAATACTTTAACTATAGATACTTCCAAATTAGCTACAGGAGTTTACCTTATTAAAACTTCTGAAGGTTATATGAAAAGAGTTATTGTAAAATAG
- a CDS encoding T9SS type A sorting domain-containing protein: MKKIFILMAAATAFCSNFNAQIISLNTSFGNQGIVSIPLTGEANELQILESNDGKLLAYGKDVPGHGNKIYKLNMDGSFDTSFGNAGTLTLPNYPGNFNVVFQGSDKILVTFQKSTNISPLQLSVLRYNANGTPDTSFATNGEFTASTDAIDGFVNNTAVLSDNSILIANGSKLIKLTSNGAIDSSYGNNGSVDYLNNGSIQNSNSDLFIFHNDKINKTSLNGINNATFGTNGTFTYPEAGYFFSKQNTDGTIYSLDLDNSKFYNVSSAGILSNTISLTNDSNTLEYYSSFASAGNKIFFVGTTSADAPFIVSYNNSGNPVSLNSQISYKETAIPTGNYTSLLAKNNTLYVAGDRKDTSTNQWYYVVAKYNISDATLATMESTAEHSISFESPAKSNLNFSTTEKVDKIEIYSADGKLIKRVNKNNSDVSDLAKGVYIIKTELLNGKVITKKVLKN, from the coding sequence ATGAAAAAAATCTTTATTCTTATGGCAGCAGCAACCGCTTTCTGCTCAAATTTTAACGCCCAAATCATTAGTTTAAACACTTCTTTCGGAAACCAGGGCATAGTTTCAATTCCTCTGACAGGTGAAGCAAATGAGCTTCAAATTCTGGAAAGCAATGACGGTAAATTATTGGCATATGGAAAGGATGTTCCCGGACATGGCAATAAGATTTACAAACTTAATATGGATGGCAGCTTTGATACTTCCTTCGGAAATGCAGGTACGTTAACATTACCTAATTATCCCGGAAACTTCAACGTTGTGTTTCAGGGAAGTGATAAAATCCTGGTGACTTTTCAGAAATCCACCAATATATCACCCTTACAATTAAGCGTTCTGAGATATAACGCAAATGGCACACCGGATACAAGCTTCGCAACAAATGGTGAGTTTACCGCTTCTACTGATGCTATTGACGGTTTCGTGAATAACACGGCTGTACTTTCCGACAATTCTATTCTTATTGCAAACGGAAGCAAATTAATCAAGTTAACGTCTAACGGAGCTATAGATTCATCTTACGGAAATAACGGATCTGTTGATTATCTGAACAATGGCAGTATTCAAAATTCAAATTCTGATCTGTTTATTTTTCACAACGATAAAATCAATAAAACCAGCCTGAACGGAATCAATAATGCTACTTTTGGTACAAACGGAACGTTTACTTATCCTGAAGCCGGTTATTTCTTTTCAAAACAAAATACTGACGGCACTATCTATTCACTGGATCTGGATAACAGCAAATTCTACAATGTAAGTTCTGCCGGAATTTTGTCAAATACTATTTCATTAACGAACGACAGCAATACACTTGAATATTACAGCAGTTTTGCTTCTGCAGGGAACAAGATCTTTTTTGTTGGAACCACTTCGGCAGATGCTCCGTTTATTGTGAGTTATAATAATTCCGGGAATCCTGTTTCTTTAAATTCTCAAATTTCTTATAAAGAAACAGCCATTCCTACAGGAAATTACACTTCATTACTGGCTAAAAACAATACACTGTATGTTGCAGGTGACAGAAAAGATACTTCAACAAATCAATGGTATTATGTAGTTGCCAAATACAACATATCAGATGCTACTTTGGCCACTATGGAAAGTACAGCTGAACATTCCATTTCATTTGAAAGCCCTGCAAAATCAAACCTGAATTTTTCCACAACGGAAAAAGTAGATAAAATTGAAATATATTCTGCTGATGGAAAACTGATCAAAAGAGTAAACAAAAACAATTCTGATGTTTCGGACCTGGCAAAAGGAGTTTATATCATAAAAACAGAACTTTTAAATGGAAAAGTGATTACGAAGAAAGTTTTAAAAAATTAA
- a CDS encoding flotillin family protein — protein sequence MAIPGTLILTLVIVLVLFVTFLALISRYKRCPSDKILVIYGKTGGSSAKCIHGGGAFVWPVIQDYSYLDLKPISIEANLTNALSRQNIRVDVPCRFTIAISTEPDSMGNAAERLLGLSQEQIQELSKDILFGQLRLVIATMTIEEINSDRDKFLDNISKNVDTELKKIGLKLINVNVTDIRDESGYIEALGKEAAAKAINEAIISVAEQTKIGETGKAVADREKDTQIAETQRDRDVKIAITRKDKEISIAAAIKDESIGKAEAEKESRIATSLANSIAVKGENEAKITIASSDAERREKEAEALRIATAAEKVQAARSLEESYLAEQKAEAARAERERATQQANVVVHAEIAKQKAIIDAQAEAEKIRLQAKGEADAIFAKMEAEAKGLYEILTKQAEGYDKVVQAARGDTNSAFQLLLIEKLPELVRTQVEAVKNIKIDKVTVWDSGNGQDGNSSTANFVSGMMKTVPPLNDLFNMAGLNLPDYLKGKPDEVKTEIITVPEKKEKKNFDDMNPENPETEAPKA from the coding sequence ATGGCAATACCAGGAACTCTTATTCTTACATTAGTTATTGTACTTGTACTATTCGTCACATTTTTGGCCCTTATTTCAAGATACAAAAGATGTCCGTCGGATAAAATTTTAGTTATTTACGGTAAAACAGGAGGCAGTTCTGCCAAATGTATCCACGGAGGCGGTGCATTCGTATGGCCCGTTATCCAGGATTATTCTTACCTTGATTTAAAACCGATTTCTATTGAAGCGAATCTTACCAATGCTTTATCCAGACAGAATATCCGTGTAGATGTACCATGTAGATTTACGATTGCAATTTCTACAGAACCGGACTCTATGGGAAATGCTGCGGAAAGATTATTGGGACTGTCACAGGAGCAGATTCAGGAACTTTCCAAAGATATTCTTTTCGGACAGCTGCGTTTGGTGATCGCAACGATGACCATTGAAGAGATCAATTCAGACAGGGATAAATTCTTAGATAATATTTCCAAAAACGTAGATACGGAATTAAAGAAAATCGGTTTAAAGCTGATTAACGTAAACGTTACGGATATCCGCGATGAATCAGGATATATTGAAGCTCTTGGTAAAGAAGCGGCTGCAAAAGCAATTAACGAAGCCATCATCAGCGTTGCCGAGCAAACTAAGATCGGGGAAACCGGAAAAGCGGTTGCCGACAGAGAGAAAGATACACAAATTGCAGAAACACAAAGAGACAGAGACGTAAAAATTGCGATTACAAGAAAAGATAAGGAGATCAGTATTGCCGCTGCGATCAAAGATGAATCTATCGGTAAGGCAGAAGCTGAAAAAGAGTCCAGAATTGCCACTTCATTAGCTAATTCCATTGCTGTAAAAGGGGAGAACGAGGCAAAAATTACCATTGCAAGCTCTGATGCTGAAAGAAGAGAAAAAGAAGCAGAAGCATTAAGAATTGCAACCGCTGCAGAAAAAGTACAGGCTGCAAGATCTTTGGAAGAATCATATCTTGCAGAGCAAAAAGCTGAAGCAGCAAGAGCAGAAAGAGAACGTGCCACGCAACAGGCCAACGTTGTAGTACATGCAGAAATTGCAAAGCAAAAAGCTATTATTGATGCCCAGGCAGAAGCTGAAAAAATAAGATTACAGGCAAAAGGAGAGGCAGATGCTATTTTCGCAAAGATGGAAGCCGAAGCAAAAGGTCTTTACGAAATCCTTACCAAGCAGGCCGAAGGTTACGATAAAGTAGTGCAGGCCGCAAGAGGTGATACAAACAGTGCTTTCCAGTTGCTATTGATTGAAAAGCTTCCTGAACTTGTTAGAACCCAGGTTGAAGCCGTTAAGAATATCAAGATTGATAAAGTTACGGTTTGGGACAGCGGAAACGGGCAGGATGGAAACAGCTCTACAGCTAATTTCGTGTCGGGAATGATGAAAACAGTTCCGCCTTTAAACGATTTATTTAATATGGCAGGTCTTAATTTACCTGATTATTTAAAAGGAAAGCCGGATGAAGTTAAGACAGAGATCATCACTGTTCCGGAGAAAAAGGAGAAGAAGAATTTTGATGATATGAATCCGGAAAACCCGGAAACTGAAGCTCCAAAAGCTTAA
- a CDS encoding NfeD family protein, whose translation MFEFLQNLEPLHQGFWYTAIAASFIFLIQTVLTFVGGSHGDTMHADFSGDSHADSPFQLFSFRNLINFLLGFGWSGVAFYSSIGNKSLLIFVAVLVGAGFIFLFFILIMQILKLTEDNTFKLENLIGRSGEVYLTIPANMGGKGKITISVNGTSHELQAMTEEKENIPSGDSVRVIYIYDKILVVSKI comes from the coding sequence ATGTTTGAATTTTTACAAAACCTGGAACCGCTTCATCAGGGGTTCTGGTATACAGCTATAGCAGCCAGCTTTATCTTTTTAATTCAAACGGTTCTTACTTTTGTTGGAGGGAGTCATGGAGATACAATGCATGCCGATTTCAGTGGAGACAGTCATGCGGACAGCCCTTTTCAGTTATTTTCATTCAGGAATCTTATCAACTTCCTTTTGGGGTTCGGATGGAGTGGTGTGGCATTCTACAGTTCAATAGGTAACAAATCGCTGCTGATCTTTGTTGCAGTGCTTGTGGGAGCAGGGTTTATTTTTCTGTTCTTTATTCTTATTATGCAGATCCTTAAACTTACCGAAGACAATACATTTAAACTGGAAAACCTTATTGGCAGAAGCGGAGAAGTCTATCTTACCATTCCGGCAAATATGGGCGGTAAAGGGAAAATCACCATTTCTGTGAACGGAACCAGCCATGAACTTCAGGCAATGACAGAGGAGAAAGAAAATATTCCTTCCGGAGATTCGGTGAGGGTGATCTATATTTATGACAAGATTCTTGTTGTTTCAAAAATTTAA
- a CDS encoding NifU family protein, protein METNITHEDTVTRVMEALESIRPFLNKDGGDIELIDVKDNQVFVKLLGNCSGCSLNFSTLKLGVENTIKQHAPEIEKVINVE, encoded by the coding sequence ATGGAAACAAATATAACACACGAAGATACAGTAACAAGAGTAATGGAAGCTCTGGAAAGCATCAGGCCGTTCCTGAATAAGGATGGAGGCGATATTGAGCTTATTGACGTGAAGGATAACCAGGTTTTTGTAAAACTTCTGGGTAACTGTTCCGGGTGTTCGCTGAATTTCTCAACCCTGAAACTGGGTGTAGAAAATACCATCAAGCAGCACGCTCCCGAAATTGAAAAAGTAATTAATGTAGAGTAA
- a CDS encoding Mrp/NBP35 family ATP-binding protein produces MLTKEKVQDFLKEIEVDDLVNNLQIMGNDVYIDMTAHSPAMHEKKKLEAAMKQAFASEFGEEVHLKLKIVSPEPSEIQQSQIKGKQIPGIQNIIAIASGKGGVGKSTVSANMAVTLANMGFKVGLLDADIYGPSVPTMFDTEGEKPISVEVGGRSLMKPVENYGVKMLSIGYFSGANQAVVWRGPMASKALNQMIRDAAWGELDFLLIDLPPGTGDIHLSIIQEVPVTGAVIVSTPQHVALADVRKGIAMFQMESINIPVLGLIENMAYFTPEELPDNKYYIFGKQGAQYLAEDLGIPVLGEIPLIQSIREAGDVGRPAALQEGSKIADIYTETARNMVESLVERNKNLPPTEAVKITTMAGCSPKAKK; encoded by the coding sequence ATGTTGACGAAAGAAAAGGTTCAGGATTTCCTTAAAGAGATAGAAGTAGACGATTTGGTGAATAACCTTCAGATTATGGGTAATGATGTGTATATTGATATGACAGCCCATTCGCCTGCCATGCACGAAAAGAAAAAGCTTGAGGCAGCCATGAAGCAGGCATTTGCCAGCGAATTTGGAGAAGAAGTTCATTTAAAACTTAAAATAGTTTCTCCGGAACCTAGCGAGATTCAGCAAAGCCAGATCAAAGGCAAGCAGATTCCGGGAATTCAGAATATTATTGCTATTGCTTCCGGAAAAGGAGGCGTAGGAAAATCTACAGTTTCTGCAAATATGGCAGTTACTTTAGCTAACATGGGTTTCAAAGTAGGATTGCTGGATGCCGATATTTACGGTCCCTCTGTGCCTACCATGTTCGATACTGAAGGAGAAAAACCAATTTCTGTAGAAGTTGGCGGCAGAAGTTTAATGAAACCTGTAGAAAATTACGGAGTAAAAATGCTTTCTATAGGATATTTCTCAGGAGCCAACCAGGCTGTGGTCTGGAGAGGTCCTATGGCTTCAAAGGCTCTGAACCAGATGATCAGGGATGCAGCATGGGGAGAGCTTGATTTCTTATTGATCGACCTTCCTCCGGGTACCGGCGATATTCACTTATCCATTATTCAGGAAGTTCCTGTAACAGGTGCTGTGATTGTAAGTACCCCTCAGCATGTAGCTCTGGCAGACGTAAGAAAAGGAATTGCGATGTTCCAGATGGAAAGTATTAACATTCCGGTTCTTGGATTAATCGAAAATATGGCGTATTTTACACCGGAAGAACTTCCTGATAACAAATATTACATCTTTGGAAAACAGGGAGCTCAGTATCTTGCTGAAGATCTGGGGATTCCGGTATTGGGAGAGATCCCTTTGATCCAGAGTATCAGAGAAGCAGGAGACGTGGGAAGACCGGCTGCGCTTCAGGAAGGCTCTAAAATTGCAGACATCTATACCGAAACGGCAAGAAATATGGTGGAAAGCTTAGTGGAAAGAAATAAAAACCTTCCTCCTACAGAAGCGGTAAAGATTACCACTATGGCAGGTTGCTCGCCGAAAGCTAAAAAATAA
- a CDS encoding GH92 family glycosyl hydrolase, which translates to MKKSLAVFSLFIAQIIYSQDYSQYVNPFIGTGGHGHTFPGAIVPFGMVQLSPDTRTDGSWDGCSGYHYSDNVIYGFSHTHLNGTGVSDYGDIMLMPTIGVNTLDSNKYSSKFSHKNEKATAGFYAVHLDKYDIDVELTTTARVGYHKYTFNKDGYAHIMLDLNHRDKLLEWDFKIINDTTLEVFRKSSAWATNQQIWARIEFNQPMIVDSYKNSMQDGFIIYPKKGKVKKGEKILVKVAISPTGYEGAEKNMLAEGKSNDFDMIRKQAETNWNKELSKIEVKSDDKDKLSVFYTALYHVFTQPNISMDVDGRYRGRDSKLYTANGFDYYSVFSLWDTFRAAHPLMTLIDRKRTADFINTFIKQYEQGGKLPVWELASNETECMIGYHSVSVIADAMAKGIKGFDYEKAFEASKNSAMLDIFGLNAYKQNNYISMDDESESVSKTVEYAYDDWCIAQMAKILGKKEDYQYFMKRSQSWKNLYNPSSGFMQPRKNGSWYEPFDPREVNNNYTEGNSWHYSYSVQQDIPGLIAAHGGKEKFEQFIDAIFAAPDKTTGREQADITGLMGQYAQGNEPSHHIAYLYNYAGKPEKTDAKIRYILDNFYKNSPDGLIGNEDCGQMSAWYILSSMGIYSVTPGLPEWQTTTPYFDEVKIHLEDGTTKVITKNTSKQELQKLGFEDIKPAKDFKYTQLTAAPIIASDRIFDFSAKVQITPLNPGDKVYYMTLSESDANVRKTFTAYKGPFIISTTTQVHAYSERKGEKSSITVANFNRRPNYWDITVNSKVNPQYTANGKLALIDGIHGDINWRKGEWQGYQGQDFEAIIDLKSPQQITKLSSTYLQDSKAWILLPKKVEYYASMNGKDFILLKSMDNTIDAKDEKVQIKDFGTEILPTEARYIKVKAYYYGKLPEWHQGAGGEAYIFVDEVSVK; encoded by the coding sequence ATGAAAAAAAGCCTGGCAGTTTTCTCACTATTCATTGCCCAGATCATCTATTCCCAGGATTATTCCCAATATGTAAACCCTTTTATTGGGACCGGAGGGCATGGCCACACATTTCCGGGAGCTATTGTACCTTTCGGAATGGTGCAGCTTTCTCCGGATACCCGGACAGATGGCAGCTGGGATGGCTGTAGCGGTTATCATTATTCAGATAATGTAATCTATGGTTTTTCCCATACCCATCTTAACGGAACAGGAGTTTCGGATTACGGAGATATCATGTTAATGCCTACAATAGGAGTAAATACATTAGATTCCAACAAATATTCTTCAAAATTTTCCCACAAAAACGAAAAAGCCACGGCAGGTTTTTATGCTGTTCATTTGGATAAATATGACATTGATGTAGAGCTAACAACAACTGCAAGAGTTGGTTACCATAAATATACTTTTAATAAAGACGGATATGCGCATATAATGTTAGACTTAAATCATCGGGATAAATTACTTGAGTGGGATTTTAAAATAATTAACGACACTACTCTCGAAGTTTTCCGAAAAAGTTCAGCTTGGGCAACCAACCAACAAATTTGGGCAAGAATAGAATTTAATCAGCCAATGATTGTTGATTCTTATAAAAACTCTATGCAAGACGGGTTTATTATTTATCCCAAAAAAGGGAAAGTAAAAAAAGGAGAAAAGATTCTTGTAAAAGTGGCGATTTCCCCAACAGGTTATGAAGGTGCAGAAAAAAATATGCTCGCTGAAGGAAAGTCTAATGATTTTGATATGATCAGGAAACAAGCTGAAACCAACTGGAACAAGGAACTTTCAAAAATTGAGGTAAAATCTGATGATAAGGATAAACTTTCTGTTTTCTATACGGCTTTATACCATGTTTTCACCCAGCCGAATATCAGTATGGATGTGGACGGAAGGTACAGAGGCCGGGATAGTAAGCTTTATACGGCAAACGGATTCGATTATTATTCTGTATTCTCGCTTTGGGATACATTCCGGGCAGCTCATCCGCTGATGACGCTGATCGACAGAAAAAGAACGGCAGATTTCATCAATACTTTCATTAAACAGTACGAACAGGGCGGAAAGCTTCCGGTGTGGGAACTTGCCTCAAATGAAACGGAATGCATGATCGGGTATCACTCCGTTTCTGTAATTGCAGATGCTATGGCCAAAGGCATCAAGGGATTTGATTACGAAAAAGCATTTGAAGCGTCTAAAAACTCTGCCATGCTGGATATTTTCGGTTTAAATGCCTATAAACAGAATAATTATATCAGCATGGATGATGAATCTGAAAGTGTTTCCAAAACTGTAGAATATGCCTATGATGACTGGTGTATTGCACAAATGGCTAAAATTTTAGGCAAAAAGGAAGATTATCAGTATTTCATGAAGCGTTCCCAGAGCTGGAAAAACCTTTATAACCCAAGCAGCGGCTTTATGCAGCCGAGAAAAAACGGAAGCTGGTATGAACCTTTTGATCCCAGAGAGGTTAACAATAATTATACGGAAGGAAATTCATGGCATTATTCCTATTCTGTGCAGCAGGATATTCCGGGGCTGATCGCGGCTCATGGCGGAAAGGAAAAGTTTGAGCAGTTCATTGATGCTATTTTCGCAGCACCGGATAAAACAACCGGAAGAGAACAGGCAGACATCACAGGACTGATGGGACAATATGCACAGGGAAATGAACCGAGCCACCACATTGCCTATCTATACAATTATGCAGGAAAACCGGAAAAGACAGATGCCAAAATCAGGTATATTCTCGATAACTTCTATAAAAACTCACCGGATGGCCTTATTGGAAATGAAGATTGCGGACAGATGAGCGCCTGGTATATTTTAAGTTCAATGGGAATTTATTCAGTAACACCCGGACTTCCGGAATGGCAGACAACAACGCCTTATTTCGATGAAGTTAAAATTCATCTGGAGGATGGTACTACAAAAGTGATTACGAAAAACACAAGCAAACAGGAACTTCAAAAATTAGGTTTCGAAGATATTAAACCGGCAAAGGATTTTAAATATACTCAGCTTACTGCTGCACCAATAATTGCATCCGACAGAATTTTTGATTTTTCTGCAAAAGTTCAGATCACCCCACTGAACCCGGGTGATAAAGTATATTATATGACTTTAAGCGAGAGTGATGCGAATGTAAGAAAGACTTTCACTGCATATAAAGGACCTTTCATCATCAGTACAACTACCCAGGTTCATGCTTATTCGGAAAGAAAAGGTGAAAAAAGCTCCATAACAGTTGCCAATTTCAACCGAAGACCTAATTACTGGGATATTACCGTTAATTCAAAGGTCAATCCGCAATATACTGCCAACGGAAAACTGGCCCTGATCGATGGAATTCATGGCGATATCAACTGGAGAAAAGGTGAATGGCAGGGGTACCAGGGACAGGATTTTGAAGCCATCATTGATCTGAAATCTCCGCAGCAGATCACCAAGTTATCTTCGACCTATCTTCAGGACAGCAAAGCCTGGATCTTACTGCCTAAAAAGGTGGAATATTATGCTTCCATGAACGGAAAAGATTTTATTCTCCTGAAAAGTATGGATAATACCATTGATGCTAAAGATGAAAAAGTACAGATCAAAGATTTTGGGACAGAAATTCTTCCAACTGAAGCGCGCTACATCAAAGTAAAAGCCTATTACTACGGAAAACTTCCGGAATGGCACCAGGGAGCCGGTGGTGAGGCGTATATTTTTGTGGATGAGGTTTCTGTGAAATAG
- a CDS encoding AAA family ATPase, with translation MMKKTGLTLGKYAPFHKGHQFVFDTALSEVDELVVLIYETDVTEIPLHIRANWIRNLYPQVEVIECWDGPDGYSSERWFEIIQEEYILKMLDGKKITHFYSSEFYGDHVSKALNAVDRRIDEARNTVPVSATKIRGNSFANKEYISDTVYRDLITKSVFLGAMSSGKSTLVEALAKKFNTTFAPEYGREYWTQHQVDRRIGFEAFDEIAKGHIEIEDREIVNADKYFFVDTNAITTYMFALDYHGKAPDFLTKTANLNYKRYDLFFLCDIDIPYDDTWDRSGNQKREIFQKQIIADLKERNIPYILLSGNLEERIKKVESVLSEFKKYSNYFGSKI, from the coding sequence ATGATGAAAAAAACAGGACTTACTTTAGGAAAATACGCACCCTTTCACAAAGGGCATCAGTTTGTTTTTGATACGGCTTTGAGTGAAGTTGATGAGCTGGTTGTCCTTATTTATGAAACAGATGTTACAGAAATTCCTCTGCATATCCGTGCAAATTGGATAAGAAATCTTTATCCGCAGGTTGAGGTTATAGAATGTTGGGATGGCCCGGACGGATATTCCAGTGAAAGATGGTTTGAAATTATTCAGGAAGAATATATCCTGAAGATGCTGGACGGAAAGAAAATCACTCATTTTTATTCAAGCGAATTTTACGGTGACCATGTAAGTAAAGCTTTAAATGCTGTTGACAGAAGAATTGATGAAGCCCGGAATACCGTTCCTGTATCCGCCACGAAAATCAGGGGGAATTCTTTTGCCAATAAAGAATATATTAGTGATACTGTTTACAGGGATCTTATAACGAAAAGTGTTTTTCTCGGAGCCATGTCTTCGGGGAAATCTACCCTTGTAGAAGCACTGGCTAAAAAATTTAATACAACTTTTGCCCCTGAATACGGAAGGGAATATTGGACACAGCACCAGGTAGACAGGAGAATAGGTTTTGAAGCCTTTGATGAAATAGCAAAAGGACATATCGAAATTGAAGACCGGGAAATTGTAAATGCAGACAAATATTTCTTTGTTGATACCAATGCGATCACAACTTATATGTTTGCCCTGGACTATCATGGCAAAGCTCCCGATTTTTTAACCAAAACAGCCAATCTAAATTACAAAAGATATGATTTGTTTTTTCTTTGCGACATTGATATTCCCTATGATGATACCTGGGACAGAAGCGGAAACCAGAAAAGAGAAATTTTTCAGAAGCAAATTATTGCAGATTTAAAAGAAAGAAACATTCCTTATATTTTACTTTCCGGAAATCTGGAAGAGAGAATAAAGAAAGTAGAATCTGTACTTTCCGAATTTAAAAAATATTCAAATTATTTTGGCTCTAAAATCTGA
- the pnuC gene encoding nicotinamide riboside transporter PnuC translates to MKNILKSWKPFEIIWLLSFSLLGIIITLVSKDNWLNFLVLVSGIFCVVLAAKGSIWNYVLGTVNTVAYAYVAFTNGLFGEVGLYTLFFLPMNIVGYFMWKKHLKDNIVEMKALNIKSVLMMFLITVLGCIFLGYFLSTIHGQNNPYLDGMSTVISIVATVLMIFRYKEQWLLYVILNIITVIIWIIRTLNGSESGVMMTVMWSAFLINAIYGYYNWNKGSKEVK, encoded by the coding sequence ATGAAAAATATTTTAAAATCATGGAAGCCATTTGAAATCATTTGGCTTCTGTCGTTTTCATTACTTGGAATTATTATTACCCTGGTAAGCAAAGACAACTGGTTGAATTTTCTGGTTCTTGTTTCCGGTATTTTCTGCGTGGTATTAGCTGCAAAAGGAAGCATCTGGAATTATGTATTGGGAACCGTAAATACAGTGGCATATGCTTACGTTGCCTTTACCAATGGATTATTTGGCGAGGTTGGACTTTACACCCTATTTTTTCTCCCAATGAATATCGTTGGGTATTTTATGTGGAAAAAACATCTGAAAGACAATATCGTGGAAATGAAAGCCCTCAATATAAAATCCGTCTTAATGATGTTTTTAATAACCGTCTTGGGATGTATTTTTCTGGGATATTTTTTATCAACAATTCATGGTCAGAACAATCCCTATTTAGATGGGATGTCTACAGTTATTTCAATTGTAGCGACGGTTTTAATGATATTTCGGTACAAAGAACAGTGGTTATTATATGTAATTTTAAATATTATTACAGTTATTATCTGGATAATCAGAACTTTAAACGGAAGCGAAAGTGGTGTCATGATGACCGTAATGTGGTCCGCTTTTCTGATCAATGCTATATACGGATATTATAATTGGAACAAAGGAAGTAAAGAAGTGAAATGA
- a CDS encoding phytanoyl-CoA dioxygenase family protein, translating to MKEQYLQNHKEFVLKKGFTVINSVFTDNEVELITEAIQKADTSRENFRKSDDLFAVRQFLKEVPEVKELIFNETVKTIIREIFGDKYFVVKSIYFDKPETSNWYVAYHQDLTVSVDKKIEIDGFGPWTTKKNQFAVQPPLPVLENIYTIRIHLDDTDENNGALKIVPESHAKGIYRPETIDWNIETEEICNVEKGGIMIMKPLILHGSNRTTDGRRRRVIHIEFSDLELPEELQWSERMN from the coding sequence ATGAAAGAACAATATTTACAGAATCATAAAGAATTTGTTCTTAAAAAAGGTTTTACAGTTATCAATTCAGTCTTTACGGATAATGAAGTTGAATTGATAACCGAAGCTATCCAGAAAGCAGATACATCAAGGGAAAATTTTAGAAAATCTGATGATCTTTTTGCGGTACGACAGTTTCTGAAAGAAGTGCCTGAAGTTAAGGAATTGATATTCAATGAAACTGTTAAAACGATTATCAGAGAAATTTTCGGGGATAAGTATTTTGTGGTAAAAAGTATCTATTTTGATAAGCCGGAAACCTCAAACTGGTATGTTGCCTATCATCAGGATCTTACTGTTTCGGTAGATAAAAAGATTGAAATAGATGGTTTTGGTCCATGGACAACCAAAAAGAATCAGTTTGCCGTGCAACCGCCTCTTCCTGTTCTTGAAAATATTTATACCATCAGAATTCATCTGGATGACACTGATGAAAATAACGGAGCTCTGAAAATTGTGCCGGAATCTCATGCCAAAGGAATTTACAGACCGGAAACAATTGACTGGAACATAGAAACCGAGGAAATCTGCAATGTGGAAAAGGGTGGTATTATGATTATGAAGCCTTTAATATTGCACGGTTCCAACAGAACTACAGACGGCAGGAGACGAAGGGTGATCCATATAGAATTCTCTGATCTTGAACTGCCTGAAGAGTTGCAATGGTCCGAAAGAATGAATTAA